In the genome of Synechococcus sp. CB0101, the window CCACAAGACCTGTGGCCAGCACCAAACCCAAGAGTGTGAGTTGGTTGATCGAGAACCCGAAGACCTTAATAAAAGCAAAGGTACCGACCAACGAAATGGGAATCGCCAGGCTGGGCACCACCGTTGCTCGCCAGTTCTGCAGGAACAGAAACAGAATCAGCAGCACCAGCACGATCGCCAGGCCGAGGGCATCCACCACACCCTCTACAGAAGACTCAATAAATTGGCCGATGTTGTAGACCTGATTCACCGTCACACCAGGCGGCACCTGCGACGCAAACGACGTCATCTCCTGAACCACAGCATCAGCAACGTCAAGAGCGTTGCTGTCAGGTGTCTGGAAAACCGCAACCGTGATCGCAGGATGGTTATCCGTATTCACCGCGGAGGTGGTGTAGTTATTGAAGCCATACGAGACTTCACCCACATCCTTCAGCAACAACACGTTGCCCGAAGGGCTACGGCCAACAATCAGCTTATTGAAAGCATCAATCGACATCAAATTGCCGTTGTCTTCAACCAGCAGCGGGTAGGTGTACATCTGATCACCAGCAGCTGGAGGTCCACCCACCAGACCACCAATCGCAGTGCTGTTTTGCGATTTCACCGCATTGATCACATCCGTTGCCGTGATCTTGTTGGCGGCGAGCTTCACCGGATCAACATTGAGCCAGTAGGCGGGGTTTGTACCGCCCAGGATGTTGACATTGGCAACACCGGGCACACGCTCGAGTGGGTAGTAGAGCTGTTCGTAAACCAAGCCGTTCAAGTAAGCCGCATCAAACTGCCCCTCACTCGACGAAACCTGGTAAGCGAGAAGAATTGACGGAGTGCTCTGCTGAACAGACACACCCGTTGCCGACACCTGAGCCGGCAACTGAGGCATGGCCAGAGAAACACGGTTCTGAACATTAACCTGGTCAATATCGATGTCGGTTGTCTCATCGAAGTAGACCTGAATAATGCTCTGCCCCTCCATGTTGCTCGTGGAGGAGATATAAGAAGCACCTGGCACGCCATTAATCTGCTGCTCCAGGGGATTGGTCACAGCCTGCTCAGTAACCAGTGAATTAGCACCGCTGTAATTAGCAGTGACCTGAATCAAAGGCGGAGCAATATTTGGGAGATTGGCAATCGGCAGGGTGGGGATGGCGATGATGCCCACCAAAACGATGAGGATGCTGCAAACGGTCGTGAGAACAGGCCGCTTGATGAAATTATCGGAAAACGACATGACAGACCTCAGTTCGCAGCGGCGCTAGACGATGAAACCGGCTTCACCGGCATCCCAGACCTCAGCAGAGCCGTATTGCTGGTGACCACGCGATCGCCACTTTGAAGCCCGGACAAGACTGGATAGTTATTACCTTGCAGTGGACCCAGCTTCACGGGCGTTTGCACCACGATGGGTGTCGAAGGAGGCAACTTTTCGAGTTTCTGTTTCTGTGCATCCGGGATCTGAGTGGATGCTTTGATCTGAGGCAGAGCCCGGGAGAGTGTGACCAGGCGATACACAAACGGTTGCTGGGCTTGCATCAGCACCGCGGACACCGGCACAGAGAGCTCACGAGTTGAGTTCGTGATGATCTTATTTTTGACGTATTGACCTGTTTTCAATCGACCAGTGAGGTTGGGGAAGGTTGCCTTCACCAGTACTGTGTTGGGTGATTTATCCGTACCACTGAATCCAAAATAGGGAGAGATAAACACCACCTTCCCTTGACCGGTCACCGGTGGATTGGTCTGGGTCGTGAGCTGCACCGTTTGGCCCAAGGCAACGCGGGTGACCTGGGTCGCCGGCACATCCATCAGCGTCCAAAGGGTGGAGTTATCGACAATTCCAGTGATGGCTTGACCCTGGCGGACGTAATCGCCCAACTTCACCGAATCAAGGTCACCAATAACACCATCAATCGGTGCCGAAACGTACTTGTAGCCGAGCGTTGCTGCATTGGCCTTCACCTGGTCGCGGCTCTGAATCGCCTTCGTCACATAAAAGTCACGATCGCGGGTGGAGACAGCACCCTGCTGATTCAGAAAAACGAATCGCTCGGCGTTAAGAAAGTCTTTGCGCGCTTCTGCCTTGCTGGCATCGAGGCTCGCCGTCTGCTGCACATTGTCGAGCACGATGATCGGGTCACCAGCCTTCACGCGCTGCCCCTGGGTGGCCAGGATCTTCACCACACGGCCATCGGTTTCTGGTCGCAGGGCTACATCCGTCGTGGAACTCAGCTGACTCACCACATCGATCGACGGATTGAACTCCGCTTCAGCGATGGTGGCCACCTGCACCGACAGCATCTTGGGAGCCGGTGGCTTGCTGCCACAAGCTGCCAACAGAAGGAGTGGCAAAGGAAGAGCGAGTAGGCCGCGCCGCACAACTAGTCAGTCAGTGCTGCGCAAACTAGCCGGTTTTGCCGCAACCCCCATGTTGCCGGCATCGGATGATGACGGCAGCACCACACACGGCGTGAGCGACCTGTTCAGCCACCGCGGCGAGCAGCTGCGCCAAAATCTGGCCCCCCTCGCCGATCGGCTGCGACCGCGCAGCCTTGACGACTTTCAAGGGCAGGAGGAGATCCTTGGCCCTGGTCGGCTGCTGCGGCGCGCGATCCACGCCGATCGGGTTGGCAACTTGATCCTTTACGGCCCCCCGGGTGTGGGCAAAACCACCCTGGCGCGGATCATTGCCGCCAGCACCCGCGCTCACTTCAGCAGTCTCAACGCCGTGCTGGCTGGGGTGAAGGATCTTCGCTCTGAAGTGGACGAAGCGCGCCGGCGTCTCGAGCAACACGGCCTGCGCAGCTTCCTGTTTATCGACGAGGTGCACCGGTTCAATAGCGCTCAGCAGGATGCGCTGTTGCCCTGGGTGGAGAACGGCACGGTGACGCTGATCGGCGCCACCACCGAAAACCCGTTTTTTGAGGTGAACAAGGCTCTGGTGAGCCGCTCGCGCCTGTTTCGGCTCCAGCCTCTGCAGCCCCAACACCTGCATCAGCTGTTGCAGCGGGCCCTCAGCGACAGCGAGCGCGGATACGGCGACCGGCAGGTCGTCATCAGCAACGAGGCGGCGGCCCATCTCGTTGACGTGGCGGGAGGGGATGCCCGCAGCTTGCTCAATGCCCTTGAACTAGCGGTAGAGACCACACCGCCTGGGCCTGACGGCGTGATCCACATCGATCTAGCCATCGCCGAAGACTCGATCCAGCAACGCGCCGTGCTCTACGACAAGCAGGGCGATGCTCACTTCGACACGATCAGCGCCTTCATCAAGTCGCTGCGGGGCAGCGACCCCGATGCCGCCCTGTTCTGGCTGGCGCGCATGGTGGAGGCCGGCGAGAACCCCCGCTTCATCTTCCGGCGCATGTTGATCTCCGCCGGAGAAGACATCGGCCTGGCGGACCCCCAGGCCATGGTGGTGGTGGAAGCCTGCGCCGCGGCCTTTGAACGGGTTGGGCTGCCGGAAGGGCTTTATCCCCTGGCGCAGGCAGCGCTTTATCTGGCCGGTGCTGACAAGAGCAACAGCCTGCTCGGCTTCTTCGATGCCCTCAAAAGCGTGAAGGCCAGCAGCCGTCAGGAGGTGCCCGCCCATCTGCGCGATGCGAACCGCGATGGCAAGGCCTTCGGCGATGGGGTGGGCTACCGCTACCCCCATGCCTACGCCGAACACTGGGTGGCTCAGCAATACCTACCCACCGCCCTACAGGGGCAGGTGTTTTGGCAACCCGGAGCGCTGGGCTGGGAGGGGCAACGCCGCCAACGGCTGCAGCAGCGCCGGGCCGCACAGCTCGCCGCAGCCGCCGAACATGAGGCGGAACTGGGTGAAGTGCTGAGCAGCAGTCCCGACGATCCAGCCCTCGAACGCTGGTTGCAACGCCAGTTGGGCAGTGAAGGCGAACGGCTCGATCAGCTGCGCCGCCAGCTTTGGGAGAACGCCAACTGGCAACGCCACGATCGCGTGCTGATCCTCGAAGCGCGCTCTTTGCTCTGGGCGCTCGACCCCCTACAACACACACCCGAGGGCGGGGTGGTGATCCAGAGCAACCAAGGCGCCGATGCGGAGCGATTGCACAGCCAACTGCGGGTGCTCGATGCCCTGCAACAACCCCGTGTGATCGGTTGCTGCACCAATGATCTAGGTGGGGCCCTAGAACCCGGCACCCGGTTTGAGTGGATCGCGGCGCGCCACCCGTTCCGGGACCTCAGCGCCGACCAACTCCCCGCCGCGCTTGATCAACTGAGCCAACTCGCCGCGCCTGAGGCCCAGATGCGGCTGCTGTTTAGCCAGCCGGTTCTCGGGCCCGCTGGATCCCTGCTGGCCCTTCCGGATCTACCGGCTGGCTTGCGCAGCGTTCTGGAACCACTCCCGGAGCTGGAGCAGGCCTGGCTCAACACACCACCAGATCTCGCCGCGCTGCAGGCAGGCCTCGAACAACGCGGTTGGAGCCTGAGCTGGCACAGCTGGGACGAAGCGCTCGAGCTCAATCTCACGGCCGGGGTCATCGAGCGCTGGCTCGGCGCCAAGGCGGCCTACCGGCTCCGATTGAGCCGCGTGCTCCAACCCGACCCATTGAAGCTGCTGGAGCGCGAACTCCAGCAGCGTGTGGGATGCCGCTTACCGCAGCGGCTGCAGCACCGACGACTGATCGGACGCCATAGCCGCTGATCTCACCAGAGACCGCGCACCGCAGGTGCAGCACTAGCGGGTGCCTCTGCCTGCTGAGCGGTGTAAGCCGAGATGCAGGCGGGGGTATTCATATACCAACTCAGCAATGAGGTAGATCGCTGGCTGTTATTGATGTCATTGACATCGCAAACTTTCATTGCACCCTGTAGACGCTGATCAGTTGGCAGCTTCGCCATCATGCCGTAGCTGGACAGCTTGCCATCCGCCGAGTCAAGAATGATAGCGCTGCGCACAGCCTGCAGACTCTTCTGCTGGCTGTAATAAGGCGTGTAGTTTTTCTGCTGGATGCTATTCAGGAGGAACTGTTCACCCTTAGAGGAGTAGAGGAAGTCTGCAACAGCGACGACATCAACCTCGTACTGCTTCTGCAATCCCGCCTCCAACTGCTGCTCAGTCCAGCCAGAGAGATCAGAGAGATTCTGCGGAACAGGATTGTCAATTTTGGGAGTGCCGCCAATGGGCGCAAGCGTGTTCGATCGAGGCCCAAGACAATTCACGCAAACCGTACGCGCCGTAAGCGGAATCGCCTCAGCCGTACCAACAGCCAGCACAACACCAACACTGGCCAGGGGAAGGAGAACCTTCAACATTGGGATGATGCAGAGATCACCTCTGCTGCATGGGGCTTCCTCGGTATGACGCTTGGATCAAGACCGGTCGCCAAGCTTTCAGAATCTTTTCACAAAAAACCGGCCCCCGCTCTTGGAGCGGAAGCCGGATGGTCGATGAGCTGGAAACCGGCTTCTGCCTGATCACCAGAGGCCGCGTACGGCAGGAGCGGGCTTGGGAGCCTCGGGAGCCTCAGCGGTGTAAGCCGCGATGCAAGCCGGGGTGTTCATGTACCAGCTGAGCAGGGAGGTAGCCCGCTGGCTATTGGATGCATCACTCACATCGCACACCTTCATCGCGCCCTGCAGACGCTGATCGGTGGGCAGGTTCGACATCATGCCGTAGCTCGACAACTTGCCGTCTGCCGAATCGAGGATGATGGCGCTACGCACAGCCTGAAGGCTGTGGCTCTGGCTGTAGTAGGGGGTGTAATTGTTCTGCTGAATGCTTTCAGACAGGAACTGTTCGCCCTTCTCGGAATAGAGGAAACGGGCTACGGCAGCCACGTCGACGGCGTATTCCTTTTGCAGGCCAGCCTGCAGCTCATCGGGGGACCAGCCGGAGAGATCTTTCAGATCCTTGGGAACCGGGTTATCGATCACCTCGGTGCCACCCAGGGGCAGCAGGGTGTTCGAACGAACAAAACCCTGGCTCACAGCACGGGCGGTCTGGGTGGGCAGACCTGACTGAATGAAGGTGGGAGCGCCGTAACGAACGCCAGCCTGATCGGAATTGATGGTGGTGGGCCCTTGAGGAATGGCCTGGGCCGAGAGGCCTGCGAGCAGGACACCAGCGCCAGCCAAGGGGAGGAGAACCTTGCGCATGGTTGTGCAGAGGATGACTCTCCCGGTATGGCGAGCAGGAACGTCCACCATGGACCTTCTGCAGGTTGATTTAAGAATCGGTTATCGAAAAACAGGGGATCGGTTAACGCTGGAGCTCAACTGCGCGGCCCCGTTCCACGGCGTGCGGGGAGCTCCAGTGCTGTCCAGCCGGGCGGGCAATGCAAGGCATCGCGCTCAAAGCGGAAGGCAGCGGGTTCACCGCGACCGCTGCAGGCCACGCCACGGGGCACGTTGTCTTCAGCCTGCACCTGAGCCACATAGCGCTCGTCACCGCCCCTGGGAATCAACAACAGTTGCACCCGGTCGGGGGCTTCGCTGATCCGCGCCTCCATCCCTTCCGGAGTCTCCAGGCCAAGAACGTCGAGATAGCCGGTGAAACTGCCCCAGAAGTAACGGGTGATCTGGCCGCCCACAAACTGCCCCAACGCTTCGCTGGCTCTGGCGCGGCCATCCTGCAGGGCCTCCTGGGAAGCCAGATCCGCCAACACCCGATCGGTGGACGCGCCAGTGCGCATGGCCGGAGGCGGCAACAGGCGCCACTGAGCCAGCCCGGCCACCCCCAACAGGCTCAACAGAGCCAGCACGCTGAAGCGCAGGGCCATCGGCATGAAGGGGGCCTGCTCAGATCTGGGAACGGGCGGACGTTAATCCCAGATCGCCTGTTCGGCTGCCTGTCCCACCACAGCGCACAACCAGCCGTTACGGCGCTCACACACGCTGCGCGGTTGCCAACCCTCCAGTAGGTGTTCCAGGCGCTGGTGCTCAGCGCACCACTGCCAATGGCGCAGATCCGTGGCCAGGCTGCTGCGTTGCCATTTGATCGCGGCCTCCTTGCGCACCCAACTCTCCAGCACCTGCGGCGCGCGTTGCGGCGGAGCGAGACGTTGCAGCTCAAACCACTCCTGCGGCGGGAAAAACCGACGCGCCAACAACTCCGCCTGAATCCGCCTCTGCTGCCACTCCAGATCCACACCGATGGGCCATGGCGACCAAGCCAGCAGCAGCTGATCACGGCTGTGGCTCAGGCTCACGCAGCCCAACCCCTCTGCGAGGGAGGGGGCCTGACCCGGGGGACTGTGCAGCGGAACGGCCTCAGGGTTCAGTTGCAGCAGCTCGGCCAGGCGACTGCGCAACTGATGGCGGCTGGCGCGGTAACGCCGCTGAACCGGCAGCGGCAACTCAGCACTCCAGGCCCGCTCTGCCTCGCTGATCGCCCAAGGCCCTGCCTCATCGAGCTCCAGCGACTGCAGCCACACCCGCGGCGGCGCCGCACTCAGAGCTCCCCTTAGGCTCCCGCCATTGTGTTCAAGCCCCGCCATGGCTCTGCAGATCGGTGATGCCGCCCCTGAGTTCACCCTCCCAAACCAGAACGGCGAGCCGGTGAGCCTGGCCAGCTTCAAAGGCCAGCGCGTGGTGATCTACTTCTATCCCAAGGACGACACCCCGGGCTGCACCAAAGAAGCCTGCAACTTCCGCGATCAGTGGTCGGCCTTTGAGCAACACAACATCGCTGTGCTCGGCATCAGCAAAGACGGTGCAGCCAGCCACGGCAAATTCATCAGCAAATACGACCTGCCCTTCACCCTGCTCACCGACGCCGAGCCCTGCCCGGTGGCGGAGAGCTTCGGCAGCTATGGCCTCAAGAAATTCATGGGGCGTGAATACATGGGGATGATGCGCCACACCTTCGTGGTGGATGCCGACGGCAAGATCGAAAAGGCCTACACGAAGGTGAAGGCTGAAACCATGGCCGACGACATCCTGCGCGATCTGGGCCTGGCCTGAACTCAGGAGCACCAATCCACCACCGGCAGCGCCGCCATCGCCTCCAACGCCAGGTTCGGCGCATGCACGGCGTGGATGCGTTGCTCCAGCAGGAGTGGCCGCAGCAGCTCGGCATCGCCGCCGGTGAGCCACAGCTGAGCTCCCTCGGCGGTCGCCGCGGCCGATGCAATCGCGGCCGCCACCGCCCGGCGGCATCCTTCCGCCATGGCATCGACCGTGGGGGAAGGCCACGCCGATACCGATTGCGTGGGGTCAACCCCATCAGCCTTGACCGCGGGCAACTGGGCCGTGGCACCTGCCAGGGCCCTGAGCTGCAGCGCCACCCCAGCGCTGATCAATCCCCCCACAAAACCGCCATCGGCATCCACCCGCGTGAGGCTCAAGGCGGTGCCGGCATCAGCCACCAACACAGACTGGCGCTGCTGGCGCCAGGCCCTCCAACCCACCAGAGCGCGATCGATTCCCAGCCAAGGGGGCACACCGTGCAACGGCACATCCGCCAGTTGAAGCTGGCGCCCCAAGGCGAAACGCTCATGGCTCTGGACTGGCCCCACGGCGGCCCAGGCCTGCAGATCAGCTAGTTCGCCAACCTCCCCAGCCGCGCTGTGCCAGCAGCGCAAGCCATCGGCGCTGCGCTCGGCCCAATGCCAGCGGCTGTTGCCGATCAGCAACAGCCGCCCCACTCAGATGCCCTCGCCTGCCATCCCGGGCAGATGGATGCCGCATTCCTGCTTGAGCCCACCGAAGCGGGTGGCACGGCCGCTGAGGCCACCGTCATCAGGACCGCTGGAGTGCCAATCGCCCACCGTGGAGTAGCCCTGCTCGAACAGGGGATGCTGGGGTAGATCGTGCTCCTGCATGTAATAGAAGACGTCTTTATTGGTCCAGGCGAGCAGGGGCCGCAGGGCCCAACGGCCACGCATTTGCGCCAGGGGCTGCATGGTGCTGCGGTGATCGGTCTGCCGGCCGCGAACCCCACTGGCCCAGCAGCGCACAGCGAGCGCGTCCATGGCGCGATCCAGGGGCTCCACCTTGCGAATGCGGTGGTAGGTCTCCATGTCTTCCACCCGGCCGGTTTCCCAGAGGCGGCCGTGGAGCGCTTCCATCCGCGCCGGGCTGAGCTCGGCCTGGGCCACATGCACCTGGAGCCCCAGGCGCTCGATCAAGGTTTCGGCGTAGCGGTAGGTCTCTGGAGGCAGATAGCCCGTATCCACCCAGATCACCGGCACTGGGCGATCCAGCTGGCTGATCAGATGCAGCGACACCGACGCCTGAATGCCGAAGCTGGTGGTGAGGGCAAAGCCATCGCCGAACTGCTCAAGGCCCCAGCGCAGCCGCCCCAGCGCATCAAGGGACTCCAGCGCCTGGCAGCACTGCTGCTCATCCAACGCCGCTGGGGGAGTGACCGGGGGGCTCGTCATCGGTCCATCCTCCAATGCCAGGGGAATCGCTTCCGTTGCCACAGCTGCTGGTTAGGGTTCGCGCAACACCATCTGCCCGATCGCAGCCGTGCCCTCAGCCGAGGCCGAACAGCAACCTGTTGTGGTGGTGGGAGGCGGTTTCGGCGGGCTGAGCGCAGCCTTGCAGCTGGCGGCTTCCGCTGCCGACGTGCCGGTGATCCTGATTGAGCCGCAGGAGCGTTTTCTGTTTCTGCCCCTGCTCTATGAGCTGCTCAGCCAGGAGTTGCGGCGCTGGGAAGTCGCCCCGAGCTACAGCGAACTCCTGGCCGGCAAAGGGGTGGTGTGGCTACGCGATCGGGTCAGCCAGATCGATACAGCCGCACAACAGCTGCGCACCGAGGGCGGTCAACAGATCGCCTACAGCCAACTGGTGCTGGCCACCGGCGGCAAACCCACCACCTACGGCATCCCCGGCGTTGCCGAACACTGCCTGGGCTTCCGCAGCCTGGCGGATGTGGATCGGCTGCAGCAGCTCGTGCAACAGCTCAAGCAACAGCAGCGGCCCCTGCAACGCCTCGCCATCGTGGGAGCCGGCGCCAGTGGTGTGGAGCTGGCCTGCAAGCTCGCCGATCTGCTGCAAGGGGCCGCCGTGCTGGAGCTGATCGAGCAGGGGGAGGAGCTGCTGCCGGCTTCTCGGTCGTTCAACC includes:
- a CDS encoding type III pantothenate kinase, with protein sequence MLIGNSRWHWAERSADGLRCWHSAAGEVGELADLQAWAAVGPVQSHERFALGRQLQLADVPLHGVPPWLGIDRALVGWRAWRQQRQSVLVADAGTALSLTRVDADGGFVGGLISAGVALQLRALAGATAQLPAVKADGVDPTQSVSAWPSPTVDAMAEGCRRAVAAAIASAAATAEGAQLWLTGGDAELLRPLLLEQRIHAVHAPNLALEAMAALPVVDWCS
- a CDS encoding alpha/beta hydrolase; translated protein: MLKVLLPLASVGVVLAVGTAEAIPLTARTVCVNCLGPRSNTLAPIGGTPKIDNPVPQNLSDLSGWTEQQLEAGLQKQYEVDVVAVADFLYSSKGEQFLLNSIQQKNYTPYYSQQKSLQAVRSAIILDSADGKLSSYGMMAKLPTDQRLQGAMKVCDVNDINNSQRSTSLLSWYMNTPACISAYTAQQAEAPASAAPAVRGLW
- a CDS encoding efflux RND transporter periplasmic adaptor subunit, with amino-acid sequence MLSVQVATIAEAEFNPSIDVVSQLSSTTDVALRPETDGRVVKILATQGQRVKAGDPIIVLDNVQQTASLDASKAEARKDFLNAERFVFLNQQGAVSTRDRDFYVTKAIQSRDQVKANAATLGYKYVSAPIDGVIGDLDSVKLGDYVRQGQAITGIVDNSTLWTLMDVPATQVTRVALGQTVQLTTQTNPPVTGQGKVVFISPYFGFSGTDKSPNTVLVKATFPNLTGRLKTGQYVKNKIITNSTRELSVPVSAVLMQAQQPFVYRLVTLSRALPQIKASTQIPDAQKQKLEKLPPSTPIVVQTPVKLGPLQGNNYPVLSGLQSGDRVVTSNTALLRSGMPVKPVSSSSAAAN
- a CDS encoding AAA family ATPase, with amino-acid sequence MSDLFSHRGEQLRQNLAPLADRLRPRSLDDFQGQEEILGPGRLLRRAIHADRVGNLILYGPPGVGKTTLARIIAASTRAHFSSLNAVLAGVKDLRSEVDEARRRLEQHGLRSFLFIDEVHRFNSAQQDALLPWVENGTVTLIGATTENPFFEVNKALVSRSRLFRLQPLQPQHLHQLLQRALSDSERGYGDRQVVISNEAAAHLVDVAGGDARSLLNALELAVETTPPGPDGVIHIDLAIAEDSIQQRAVLYDKQGDAHFDTISAFIKSLRGSDPDAALFWLARMVEAGENPRFIFRRMLISAGEDIGLADPQAMVVVEACAAAFERVGLPEGLYPLAQAALYLAGADKSNSLLGFFDALKSVKASSRQEVPAHLRDANRDGKAFGDGVGYRYPHAYAEHWVAQQYLPTALQGQVFWQPGALGWEGQRRQRLQQRRAAQLAAAAEHEAELGEVLSSSPDDPALERWLQRQLGSEGERLDQLRRQLWENANWQRHDRVLILEARSLLWALDPLQHTPEGGVVIQSNQGADAERLHSQLRVLDALQQPRVIGCCTNDLGGALEPGTRFEWIAARHPFRDLSADQLPAALDQLSQLAAPEAQMRLLFSQPVLGPAGSLLALPDLPAGLRSVLEPLPELEQAWLNTPPDLAALQAGLEQRGWSLSWHSWDEALELNLTAGVIERWLGAKAAYRLRLSRVLQPDPLKLLERELQQRVGCRLPQRLQHRRLIGRHSR
- a CDS encoding 4'-phosphopantetheinyl transferase superfamily protein yields the protein MWLQSLELDEAGPWAISEAERAWSAELPLPVQRRYRASRHQLRSRLAELLQLNPEAVPLHSPPGQAPSLAEGLGCVSLSHSRDQLLLAWSPWPIGVDLEWQQRRIQAELLARRFFPPQEWFELQRLAPPQRAPQVLESWVRKEAAIKWQRSSLATDLRHWQWCAEHQRLEHLLEGWQPRSVCERRNGWLCAVVGQAAEQAIWD
- the bcp gene encoding thioredoxin-dependent thiol peroxidase, with protein sequence MALQIGDAAPEFTLPNQNGEPVSLASFKGQRVVIYFYPKDDTPGCTKEACNFRDQWSAFEQHNIAVLGISKDGAASHGKFISKYDLPFTLLTDAEPCPVAESFGSYGLKKFMGREYMGMMRHTFVVDADGKIEKAYTKVKAETMADDILRDLGLA
- a CDS encoding phosphoadenylyl-sulfate reductase, whose translation is MTSPPVTPPAALDEQQCCQALESLDALGRLRWGLEQFGDGFALTTSFGIQASVSLHLISQLDRPVPVIWVDTGYLPPETYRYAETLIERLGLQVHVAQAELSPARMEALHGRLWETGRVEDMETYHRIRKVEPLDRAMDALAVRCWASGVRGRQTDHRSTMQPLAQMRGRWALRPLLAWTNKDVFYYMQEHDLPQHPLFEQGYSTVGDWHSSGPDDGGLSGRATRFGGLKQECGIHLPGMAGEGI
- a CDS encoding alpha/beta hydrolase; the encoded protein is MRKVLLPLAGAGVLLAGLSAQAIPQGPTTINSDQAGVRYGAPTFIQSGLPTQTARAVSQGFVRSNTLLPLGGTEVIDNPVPKDLKDLSGWSPDELQAGLQKEYAVDVAAVARFLYSEKGEQFLSESIQQNNYTPYYSQSHSLQAVRSAIILDSADGKLSSYGMMSNLPTDQRLQGAMKVCDVSDASNSQRATSLLSWYMNTPACIAAYTAEAPEAPKPAPAVRGLW
- a CDS encoding NAD(P)/FAD-dependent oxidoreductase encodes the protein MPSAEAEQQPVVVVGGGFGGLSAALQLAASAADVPVILIEPQERFLFLPLLYELLSQELRRWEVAPSYSELLAGKGVVWLRDRVSQIDTAAQQLRTEGGQQIAYSQLVLATGGKPTTYGIPGVAEHCLGFRSLADVDRLQQLVQQLKQQQRPLQRLAIVGAGASGVELACKLADLLQGAAVLELIEQGEELLPASRSFNREQAQQALLKRDIRLRTGTRVMAVSATAVSLQRGNSSETLSCDGVIWTGGVVGSVPEITPALELDRRGRLPCQSDLRVIGAEHVFAMGDAALCPDASGDAHPATAQVAYQQATCVAANLLRQRRGEELQPFIWNDLGEMLGLGIGHASLTGMGITLAGAAAFQLRRLAYLARMPGLQHQLRVAGGWLADWF